A single region of the Duganella sp. BuS-21 genome encodes:
- a CDS encoding GNAT family N-acetyltransferase: MKIEKLALADFEVFLAYLNDHLSDNGRGGTAYFQPLPRADSHFPVEKADGFKAGIGIDVGQPGWRRVWLARDADGAIAGHIDLRGHPERHTGHRCLLGMGVDRAYRQQGLGGALLAHAAQWALVSGIQWIDLQVLSVNTPAINLYQRHGYRKTGEIPNMFHIDGQYFSYTSMTTRLR; this comes from the coding sequence ATGAAGATAGAAAAACTGGCGCTGGCGGATTTCGAGGTGTTTCTGGCCTACCTGAACGACCATCTATCCGACAACGGCCGCGGCGGCACGGCCTATTTCCAGCCCTTGCCGCGCGCTGACTCGCACTTTCCCGTCGAGAAAGCCGATGGGTTCAAGGCCGGCATCGGAATCGACGTGGGCCAGCCCGGCTGGCGCCGCGTGTGGCTGGCGCGGGATGCCGACGGCGCCATTGCCGGTCACATCGATTTGCGCGGCCATCCGGAGCGCCACACCGGCCACCGCTGCCTGCTCGGCATGGGGGTGGATCGCGCCTACCGCCAGCAGGGGCTGGGCGGTGCGCTGCTGGCACATGCCGCCCAATGGGCGTTGGTGTCGGGCATCCAGTGGATCGACCTGCAGGTACTGTCGGTCAACACACCGGCCATCAATTTGTACCAGCGCCACGGCTACCGCAAAACCGGCGAGATCCCGAACATGTTCCACATCGACGGCCAATACTTCAGCTACACCAGCATGACAACGCGCCTGCGCTAG
- a CDS encoding transporter, with amino-acid sequence MPRLWTAVLLLGLPLLAHAVEEKDQVVTDRPDFVESSNVVGAGRFQIETSFALERDKAHGGKQRTYSTPTLLRFGLSDNWEARIETDGRMRVVTDDPGGGRQTDNGYADVSLGVKWHMADADGALPSMGVLAHLDLDSGTAAFRAPGKGGSLRLAAEWELPGDLGLGVMPGLAWQRDDNGARYTSAILGVVLGKEWNERFRSFIEYSAPQIARGRHGGTVTTFDVGAAYLLTDLVQVDSALSRGLNRNTPDWSWTVGLSIKF; translated from the coding sequence ATGCCTCGTTTGTGGACTGCGGTATTGTTGCTGGGTTTGCCCTTGCTGGCCCACGCCGTTGAAGAAAAAGACCAGGTCGTCACCGACCGTCCGGACTTTGTCGAATCGAGCAATGTTGTCGGCGCCGGCCGCTTCCAGATCGAAACCAGCTTCGCGCTGGAGCGTGACAAAGCCCATGGCGGCAAGCAGCGCACGTACTCGACGCCGACCCTGCTGCGTTTCGGTCTCAGCGACAACTGGGAAGCGCGCATAGAAACCGATGGCCGCATGCGCGTCGTCACCGACGATCCGGGCGGCGGCCGGCAAACCGACAACGGCTACGCCGACGTCTCGCTCGGCGTGAAATGGCACATGGCCGATGCCGACGGCGCGCTGCCATCGATGGGCGTACTGGCCCACCTCGACCTCGATAGCGGCACGGCCGCCTTCCGCGCGCCCGGCAAGGGCGGCTCGCTGCGGCTGGCCGCCGAATGGGAACTGCCCGGCGACCTTGGCTTGGGCGTGATGCCGGGCCTGGCCTGGCAGCGCGACGACAACGGTGCGCGCTACACCAGCGCCATCCTCGGTGTGGTGCTGGGCAAAGAGTGGAACGAGCGCTTCCGCAGCTTCATTGAATACTCGGCGCCACAGATCGCCCGTGGCCGGCACGGCGGCACGGTCACCACCTTCGATGTCGGCGCGGCCTACCTGCTGACCGACCTGGTGCAGGTCGATAGCGCGCTGTCGCGCGGCCTCAACCGGAATACGCCGGACTGGAGCTGGACCGTCGGCCTGTCCATCAAATTCTAA
- a CDS encoding DUF418 domain-containing protein, with translation MTNNNASRLDVIDALRGFAIVSIMLLHNIEHFDFYFAPGGLPDWLKAIDKVIWDSLFFLFGGKSYAIFALLFGMTFYIQFHKRELRGEDFRARFAWRLVLLLGFGLINSMFYHGDILSIYAVLGFALIPVARLSNRWVVAIAIVLLLQPYAWLEVIQALPNPNEKLPNPASWAYFGIANDYFANGSAAQVWWGNLTNGKIGVIRWSWENGRIFQIPALFMLGMLAGRKGIFKEGNSAFWRRTLFFAVVAFIPLYLLKTFPQTWGVGSALERPLLTIIISWSNVAFMVVLVSTFTLLFYSRRWLTVFSPLGRMSLTSYVVQSIIGTSIYYGFGLGMYQYTGASFALAIGIALALAQRQFSVWWLARHAQGPLEMLWHRMTWAGIAPTVHAKN, from the coding sequence ATGACTAACAATAATGCTTCAAGGCTGGATGTGATCGATGCGCTGCGCGGCTTCGCCATCGTATCGATCATGTTGCTGCACAACATCGAGCACTTCGACTTCTATTTTGCGCCGGGCGGCTTGCCGGATTGGCTGAAGGCCATCGACAAAGTGATCTGGGATAGCCTGTTCTTCTTGTTCGGCGGCAAGTCCTACGCCATCTTTGCCTTGCTGTTTGGTATGACTTTCTACATTCAATTCCACAAGCGCGAGCTGCGCGGCGAGGATTTCCGGGCACGGTTTGCGTGGCGGCTGGTGCTGCTGCTGGGCTTCGGACTGATCAATTCCATGTTTTATCACGGCGATATTCTGAGTATTTACGCGGTGTTGGGTTTTGCGTTGATACCAGTGGCGCGATTGAGCAATCGCTGGGTCGTGGCGATCGCGATTGTTTTATTGTTGCAGCCGTATGCATGGCTGGAAGTTATTCAGGCTTTGCCGAATCCGAATGAGAAACTACCGAATCCCGCATCCTGGGCGTATTTCGGTATTGCGAATGACTATTTCGCGAACGGTTCGGCGGCGCAGGTGTGGTGGGGTAATCTGACCAATGGAAAAATCGGTGTCATACGCTGGAGCTGGGAGAATGGTCGCATATTCCAGATTCCTGCATTGTTTATGCTTGGCATGCTGGCTGGTCGCAAGGGAATATTCAAGGAAGGTAATAGTGCATTCTGGCGTCGCACTTTGTTTTTCGCGGTGGTGGCGTTTATTCCCCTCTATCTGCTTAAAACCTTCCCGCAAACGTGGGGCGTAGGGTCTGCGCTGGAGCGTCCACTGCTGACGATTATTATATCATGGTCGAATGTGGCATTTATGGTCGTGCTGGTTTCGACATTTACGCTGCTGTTTTATTCACGTCGCTGGCTGACGGTATTCTCGCCTTTGGGTCGTATGAGTTTAACCAGCTATGTGGTGCAGTCGATTATCGGCACGTCGATTTATTATGGCTTTGGCCTCGGCATGTATCAGTACACGGGCGCCAGTTTTGCTTTGGCGATCGGCATCGCGCTGGCGCTGGCGCAGCGACAGTTCAGCGTGTGGTGGCTGGCCCGTCATGCCCAAGGACCGCTGGAAATGCTGTGGCACAGAATGACGTGGGCCGGTATTGCACCCACGGTTCATGCCAAGAATTAG
- a CDS encoding IMPACT family protein, whose product MPQTILTAVHHELLIKKSRFIACVQPMTDRATAQKIVAELKSQHPGAAHVCWALLAGGQSAAVDDGEPSGTAGRPMLDVLRHQDLEGVLATVVRYFGGIKLGAGGLVRAYTDSVAQALLTADKIAIIKQRFLICSAPYALEGMVRREIELAGASLDNVVHADDVKFEFSFPATAAEALITRLNESGHGRISWTNPDDE is encoded by the coding sequence ATGCCTCAAACCATACTCACAGCGGTTCACCACGAATTGCTGATTAAAAAAAGCCGCTTTATCGCCTGCGTGCAGCCGATGACCGATCGCGCCACCGCGCAGAAAATCGTTGCGGAATTAAAATCGCAGCATCCCGGTGCGGCCCACGTCTGTTGGGCGTTATTAGCCGGCGGCCAATCCGCAGCGGTGGATGATGGCGAACCGAGTGGCACCGCAGGCCGTCCCATGCTTGATGTATTACGCCACCAGGATTTAGAAGGTGTATTGGCGACCGTGGTGCGTTATTTCGGCGGCATTAAATTGGGCGCTGGCGGCCTGGTGCGCGCATATACCGACAGCGTAGCCCAAGCGCTATTAACTGCCGATAAAATCGCGATCATCAAACAGCGATTCCTGATCTGCAGCGCACCGTATGCCTTGGAAGGCATGGTAAGGCGGGAAATTGAATTGGCCGGCGCCAGCCTGGATAATGTCGTGCACGCCGATGACGTTAAATTTGAATTCAGTTTTCCCGCCACTGCAGCCGAAGCGCTGATTACCCGTCTCAATGAATCCGGCCACGGACGGATTAGCTGGACTAATCCCGACGACGAATAA
- a CDS encoding RNA helicase, whose protein sequence is MTHPSPAPHLAASDGDPGEDDELLRQLGLADQGVSLSRLEGRVFLRITGVVEYGRRRVPYDLVPAQGVLAKPSKWRKMDAGTRGALLRERASDQVIAELHGFVVAFVQELADACDDCDMDAEPFLNALSDMQIAEPAGLVFDRIRQRLEHAVEREMEEQHAERTRQSINLAEYPASFEVARRMKRKFIAVLGPTNSGKTHLAMEALGKAPSGVYLAPLRLLALENYERLQEVQQRGKPLAVSLVTGEERRLTPGATHIASTVEMLDTQTPVDVAVIDEIQMLADRDRGAAWTAAVCGAPARVVYLVGAPEARRAIEVLAARLECELEVHLLKRKGPLSMEPTAVRKLSNLRRGDAVICFSRREVLMWRDMVTEVGLSVATVYGNLSPEVRRAQAQRFRDGAADVVVGTDAIAMGLNMPIARVVMTTSVKYNGYEEEEIPAALARQIAGRAGRYGVHEEGLVAGYDNETHEVMRSLLREKPVPLKTTGFAVAPTLEHLHRISSVTHEHALAKLLKRFVHNIDVPDGFFYPRITEDQFERAAWLDTLQLTVAEKFALSLVPISAKVPSLQNAWENWAKSLAHKKVTHLKGGDTPLHYMNLQEVEDACRLYSAYAWLAYRQSEYFPDTELALRLSREASERVDAILQDQNSAARKRQPRKFRR, encoded by the coding sequence ATGACCCATCCTTCCCCAGCGCCTCATCTTGCAGCCTCAGACGGCGATCCGGGCGAGGACGATGAGCTGCTCCGCCAGCTTGGCCTGGCCGACCAAGGCGTGTCCCTGTCCCGGCTCGAAGGGCGGGTGTTCCTGCGCATTACCGGCGTGGTCGAGTACGGCCGCCGCCGCGTGCCTTACGATCTGGTGCCGGCCCAAGGTGTCCTCGCCAAGCCGTCCAAATGGCGCAAGATGGATGCCGGCACGCGCGGCGCATTGCTGCGCGAGCGCGCCAGCGACCAGGTGATCGCCGAGCTGCACGGCTTTGTTGTTGCCTTCGTGCAAGAGTTGGCCGACGCCTGCGACGATTGCGACATGGACGCCGAGCCCTTCCTGAACGCGCTGAGCGACATGCAGATTGCCGAGCCGGCCGGGCTGGTGTTCGATCGCATCCGCCAGCGCCTGGAGCACGCGGTCGAGCGGGAGATGGAAGAGCAGCATGCCGAGCGCACCCGCCAGAGCATCAACCTGGCCGAGTATCCGGCCTCGTTCGAGGTGGCGCGGCGCATGAAGCGCAAGTTCATCGCCGTGCTGGGCCCGACCAATTCCGGCAAGACCCACCTGGCGATGGAAGCGCTGGGCAAGGCGCCGAGCGGCGTGTATCTGGCGCCGCTGCGTTTGCTGGCGCTGGAAAACTACGAAAGATTGCAGGAAGTGCAACAGCGTGGCAAGCCGCTGGCGGTTAGCCTGGTGACGGGCGAGGAGCGCCGGCTGACGCCGGGCGCCACGCACATCGCCAGCACGGTGGAGATGCTCGATACGCAAACGCCGGTGGACGTGGCCGTGATCGATGAAATCCAGATGTTGGCCGACCGCGACCGTGGCGCGGCCTGGACCGCCGCCGTCTGCGGTGCGCCGGCGCGCGTGGTCTATCTGGTCGGCGCCCCGGAGGCGCGGCGCGCGATCGAAGTGCTGGCGGCGCGGCTGGAGTGCGAGCTGGAAGTCCATCTGCTCAAGCGCAAGGGGCCGCTGTCGATGGAGCCGACCGCTGTGCGCAAGCTGAGCAATCTGCGCCGGGGCGACGCCGTGATCTGCTTCTCGCGTCGCGAAGTACTGATGTGGCGCGACATGGTGACGGAGGTGGGGCTGTCGGTGGCCACGGTGTACGGCAACCTGTCGCCGGAAGTGCGGCGCGCGCAGGCCCAGCGCTTCCGCGACGGCGCGGCCGACGTGGTGGTGGGCACGGACGCCATCGCCATGGGCCTGAACATGCCGATCGCGCGCGTGGTGATGACCACCAGCGTGAAGTACAACGGTTATGAAGAGGAAGAGATCCCGGCCGCGCTGGCGCGTCAGATCGCCGGCCGGGCAGGGCGCTATGGTGTGCACGAGGAAGGCCTGGTGGCCGGCTACGACAACGAGACGCACGAAGTGATGCGCTCGCTGCTGCGCGAAAAGCCGGTGCCGCTGAAAACCACCGGCTTCGCCGTGGCGCCGACGCTCGAACATCTGCACCGCATTTCCTCGGTGACGCACGAGCACGCGCTGGCCAAGCTGCTGAAACGTTTCGTGCACAACATCGACGTGCCGGACGGCTTTTTCTACCCGCGCATCACCGAGGACCAGTTCGAGCGCGCCGCCTGGCTCGATACGCTGCAGCTGACCGTGGCGGAGAAGTTTGCGCTGTCGCTGGTGCCGATTTCGGCCAAGGTGCCGTCCTTGCAGAACGCCTGGGAGAACTGGGCTAAATCGTTGGCGCACAAGAAGGTTACGCATCTGAAGGGCGGCGATACGCCGCTGCACTACATGAATCTGCAGGAGGTGGAGGATGCTTGCCGCCTGTATTCGGCCTATGCCTGGCTGGCCTACCGCCAGTCCGAGTATTTCCCGGATACCGAACTGGCGCTGCGCCTGTCGCGTGAGGCCTCGGAGCGGGTCGACGCCATCCTGCAGGACCAGAACTCGGCGGCGCGCAAACGCCAGCCGCGCAAGTTCCGCCGATAA
- a CDS encoding acyltransferase, translating into MKVVAEATLGAVKPAPSQFGLINLLKAAAAQLIVLHHLAFYGPMSDHARVLLPSLIEWLSDSARIAVQVFLVIGGFLAAKSLAPSGHAGYSYPLIAIWRRYVKLAPPFVAATLIAALASAGAAMWMTHDSISAPATLAQMGAHALLLHGVLGYASVSAGAWYVAIDFQLYALMVLALWVGGIVEGRRPLAWLMPLAVALGVTWSLLYFNVDAGWDNWAPYFFGSYGLGVMAWWASDPRRKPGIAVLLMMMALLPAVAGLALEFRSRIALAACVAGVLFLFGRLRTTSEGRAWTAIHGLGKISYSVFLIHFPVCLLINAAFTRFMPAEPLWQALGMLVAWGCSLSAGAAFHRWVEEPLGRAIHFLTEQVVVRDVHMPRPLKS; encoded by the coding sequence ATGAAAGTAGTTGCAGAGGCGACGCTTGGCGCGGTGAAGCCGGCCCCGTCGCAATTTGGTTTGATTAATCTGTTGAAAGCAGCCGCAGCGCAGCTGATCGTCTTGCATCATCTGGCATTTTACGGCCCGATGTCCGATCACGCGCGCGTGTTGTTGCCGTCGCTGATCGAATGGCTGAGTGACAGCGCGCGTATAGCGGTCCAGGTATTCCTGGTGATCGGCGGCTTCCTGGCGGCCAAATCGTTGGCGCCGTCTGGCCATGCCGGCTATTCCTATCCGCTGATCGCCATCTGGCGCCGCTACGTCAAGCTGGCGCCGCCATTCGTAGCCGCCACGCTGATCGCCGCCCTTGCCTCGGCCGGGGCCGCCATGTGGATGACGCACGATTCGATTTCCGCCCCCGCCACGCTGGCGCAAATGGGCGCGCACGCGCTGTTGCTGCATGGCGTGCTCGGTTACGCCTCGGTGTCGGCGGGCGCCTGGTATGTGGCCATCGACTTCCAGCTGTACGCCTTGATGGTGCTGGCGCTGTGGGTGGGCGGCATCGTCGAAGGCAGGCGTCCCTTGGCGTGGCTGATGCCGCTGGCGGTGGCGCTCGGCGTCACCTGGTCGCTGCTGTACTTCAATGTGGACGCCGGCTGGGACAACTGGGCGCCTTACTTCTTCGGCAGCTACGGCCTGGGCGTGATGGCCTGGTGGGCCAGCGATCCGCGCCGCAAGCCCGGCATCGCCGTGTTGCTGATGATGATGGCGCTGTTGCCGGCGGTGGCCGGTCTGGCGCTGGAGTTCCGTAGCCGCATCGCGCTGGCCGCGTGCGTGGCGGGCGTGCTGTTCCTGTTCGGCCGCCTGCGGACCACGTCCGAAGGCCGCGCCTGGACCGCCATCCACGGCCTGGGCAAGATTTCGTATTCGGTATTCCTGATTCACTTCCCGGTATGCCTGTTGATCAACGCCGCCTTCACACGCTTCATGCCGGCCGAGCCTTTGTGGCAGGCGCTGGGCATGTTGGTGGCATGGGGCTGCAGCCTGAGCGCCGGCGCCGCCTTCCACCGCTGGGTGGAAGAGCCGCTCGGCCGCGCCATCCACTTCCTCACGGAACAGGTGGTGGTGCGCGACGTCCACATGCCGCGCCCGCTTAAATCCTGA
- the chrA gene encoding chromate efflux transporter, which translates to MNQPNALPPSISFWQAFRFWLKLGLISFGGPAGQISIMHQELVENRRWISERRFLHALNYCMLLPGPEAQQLATYIGWMMHKTKGGIVAGLLFVLPSLVILIALSWLYIAFGELTIVAGLFYGIKPAVTAIVVQAAHRIGSRALKNNWLWGIAAASFIAIFALNVPFPAIVAVAAAIGSVGGRVAPDKFALGGGHGKAGQSYGPALIDDDTPIPEHATFRWSRLARVLAVGAVLWAVPMGLLTACYGWHHTLTQMSWFFTKAALLTFGGAYAVLPYVYQGAVGHFGWLNGTQMIDGLALGETTPGPLIMVVAFVAFVGGYVKAVFGPDALFLAGAVAASLVTWFTFLPSFLFILAGGPLVESTHGELSFTAPLTAITAAVVGVILNLALFFGFHVLWPKGLDGGFDWTSAALAIGAAVALFRYKRKVTHVIAVCALAGLILRLI; encoded by the coding sequence ATGAATCAGCCGAACGCTTTGCCGCCCTCGATCAGTTTTTGGCAGGCGTTCCGCTTTTGGCTCAAGTTGGGGCTGATTAGTTTCGGCGGGCCGGCGGGGCAAATCTCCATCATGCACCAGGAGCTGGTCGAGAACCGGCGTTGGATTTCCGAGCGCCGCTTCCTACATGCGCTCAATTACTGCATGCTCTTGCCCGGCCCGGAGGCGCAGCAACTGGCCACCTACATCGGTTGGATGATGCACAAGACCAAGGGCGGCATCGTGGCGGGCCTGTTGTTCGTGCTGCCGTCGCTGGTGATACTGATCGCCTTGTCGTGGCTGTATATCGCTTTCGGCGAATTGACCATCGTGGCCGGACTGTTCTACGGCATCAAGCCCGCCGTCACCGCCATCGTCGTGCAGGCCGCGCACCGCATCGGATCGCGCGCGCTTAAGAACAATTGGCTGTGGGGCATCGCGGCCGCTTCGTTTATCGCCATCTTCGCCCTCAATGTGCCGTTCCCTGCGATCGTCGCGGTGGCCGCCGCCATCGGCTCTGTTGGCGGGCGCGTCGCGCCGGACAAGTTCGCACTCGGTGGCGGACACGGCAAGGCAGGCCAATCTTACGGCCCGGCGCTGATCGATGACGACACGCCCATCCCCGAACACGCAACCTTCCGCTGGTCCAGGCTGGCCCGCGTGCTGGCGGTCGGCGCGGTGCTGTGGGCCGTGCCGATGGGCCTGCTGACCGCTTGCTACGGCTGGCATCACACGCTGACGCAAATGAGCTGGTTCTTCACCAAGGCGGCCTTGCTGACCTTCGGCGGCGCCTACGCCGTGCTGCCGTATGTGTATCAGGGCGCGGTCGGCCACTTTGGCTGGCTCAACGGCACGCAGATGATCGACGGCCTGGCGCTGGGCGAAACCACGCCCGGTCCGTTGATCATGGTGGTGGCGTTCGTCGCTTTCGTGGGTGGCTACGTCAAGGCCGTGTTCGGGCCCGACGCCTTGTTCCTGGCCGGCGCGGTGGCAGCGTCGCTGGTGACGTGGTTCACTTTCCTGCCGTCGTTCCTGTTCATTCTGGCCGGCGGCCCGCTGGTCGAGTCCACCCATGGCGAACTCAGTTTCACGGCGCCGCTGACGGCGATAACCGCCGCTGTGGTCGGCGTGATACTGAACCTGGCGCTGTTTTTCGGCTTCCACGTGCTGTGGCCCAAGGGCCTCGATGGCGGGTTCGACTGGACTTCGGCCGCGCTTGCCATCGGCGCGGCCGTGGCACTGTTCCGCTACAAGCGCAAGGTGACCCATGTGATCGCGGTGTGCGCGCTGGCCGGCTTGATCCTGCGCCTGATCTGA
- a CDS encoding helix-turn-helix transcriptional regulator yields the protein MDTPSDNIGTQPDERELVFGPFRFIPGQHLLLCGDAPLRLGSRAMAILARLLEQPGELVSKQDLMARVWPKTVVEEGNLKVNVAALRRALMDDGRDGRYIVSVPGRGYRFVAPVTSKNRAAAYLQLPPGWEQRNKLPVASARMVGRDDALAVLLPVMEQSRIVTIVGAGGIGKSTLMLQLAESYVARSGIEVCYVDLAPLAEPGFLIGAVAGVLGLAIHSGAGLPTLLAHLSQRRVLLVLDSCEPLIEAVGALVCSIHSNTRAVQALVTSREPLRIAGEHVHRLPPLAYPDGDRQWTPAQAMAYPAVELFVQRAAQTLQAYVLTEADVFAVVDICRRLEGVALAIELAATRMDAFGARELAARLDDRFLLLKHGRRGSLDRHRTLDAALDWSYELLPSYERKLFCALSVFAGSFSMDAATGLLVESDAQVLPVVDGVANLVHKSLLSADIGGPQVRYRLLDTTKAYARDKLEQDGDIAAMRRRHVQFHQAMFERATGELADCSDAEWLARYRHSLDDVRSALSWAFAPTGDVALGIALTVAAAPLWMLSSRPEECCVSVQRAIAAGAAHGYAAGSDEMKLHAALGTATLYSEGPVQAVAAACSHALRLADERQDIDVQLRALWGLAVFHGLSGEVRMVRQLAGRFTALASGDHSALAAMDRLVGTALHYAGDQQGARHHLERMISQYDDARSSPFARFQLHQRSAALGTLANVLWLQGHPEQSMQALQAALQEARDAAHPESLMHAITNAAFPLALHRGDIDMAESLLHELSSYLASHALTRWERLRNFLGGALLAVHGQASQLTQMYEAVKQMQAAGYRLQTSSHLGMLAASYGAQGRSGPGLALIDEALELCLSGEAHWNHAELLRIKGGLLEDVDAVQAEQLYRQALALAGEQHTPAWELRAATSLADLKARQCQAGDTLQLLGSVYGKFTEGFDTADLRKAHALLDNRH from the coding sequence ATGGACACCCCAAGCGACAATATCGGCACGCAGCCGGATGAACGTGAGCTGGTTTTTGGACCGTTCCGCTTCATCCCCGGCCAGCATTTGCTGTTGTGCGGCGATGCGCCCTTGCGCCTGGGCAGTCGCGCCATGGCGATTCTCGCCCGCCTGCTGGAACAGCCGGGCGAACTGGTCAGCAAGCAGGATCTGATGGCCAGGGTCTGGCCCAAGACGGTAGTGGAAGAGGGCAACCTGAAAGTCAACGTGGCCGCGCTGCGCCGGGCGCTGATGGATGATGGCCGCGATGGCCGCTATATCGTATCGGTCCCCGGCAGGGGCTATCGCTTTGTGGCGCCGGTCACCAGTAAGAACCGGGCCGCCGCCTATCTCCAGCTGCCGCCTGGCTGGGAGCAGCGCAACAAGCTGCCGGTAGCGTCCGCGCGCATGGTGGGGCGGGACGATGCGCTGGCTGTGCTGCTGCCGGTGATGGAGCAGTCGCGCATCGTGACCATCGTGGGCGCGGGCGGCATCGGCAAATCGACGCTGATGCTGCAACTGGCCGAGAGTTATGTGGCGCGTTCAGGCATCGAGGTCTGCTATGTGGACCTGGCCCCGCTCGCCGAACCTGGCTTCCTGATCGGCGCTGTTGCGGGCGTGCTGGGGCTGGCCATCCACTCCGGCGCCGGCCTGCCTACCTTGCTGGCCCATCTGAGCCAACGTCGCGTGCTGCTGGTGCTCGATAGTTGTGAGCCTCTGATCGAGGCGGTGGGCGCGCTGGTCTGCAGCATCCATTCCAACACGCGGGCGGTGCAGGCGCTGGTGACCAGCCGCGAGCCATTGCGGATAGCGGGCGAGCACGTGCATCGCCTGCCGCCGCTGGCCTACCCCGACGGCGACCGGCAGTGGACTCCCGCGCAGGCGATGGCGTATCCGGCCGTTGAGCTGTTTGTCCAGCGCGCCGCCCAAACGCTGCAAGCTTATGTGTTGACCGAAGCCGATGTATTCGCCGTGGTCGACATATGCCGGCGTCTGGAAGGCGTTGCGCTCGCCATCGAACTGGCCGCCACCCGCATGGATGCGTTCGGTGCGCGTGAGCTGGCGGCGCGGCTGGATGACCGCTTCCTGCTGCTCAAGCACGGCCGTCGTGGCTCGCTCGACCGTCACCGTACGCTCGATGCCGCGCTGGACTGGAGCTATGAGCTGCTTCCCTCCTATGAGCGCAAGCTGTTCTGCGCGCTGTCCGTATTTGCCGGCAGCTTCAGTATGGATGCTGCGACGGGCCTGCTGGTGGAGTCGGATGCGCAAGTGCTGCCGGTGGTGGATGGCGTAGCTAACCTGGTGCACAAGTCCTTGCTGTCCGCAGACATCGGCGGACCTCAGGTTCGGTATCGCCTGCTCGACACCACCAAAGCATACGCGCGCGACAAGCTAGAGCAGGACGGCGACATAGCAGCGATGCGCCGGCGGCACGTGCAGTTCCATCAAGCGATGTTCGAGCGCGCCACCGGCGAGTTGGCGGACTGTTCGGATGCCGAGTGGCTGGCCAGATACCGCCATAGCCTGGATGACGTGCGCAGCGCTTTGTCGTGGGCGTTCGCGCCGACGGGCGATGTGGCGTTGGGCATTGCGCTGACCGTGGCGGCCGCGCCGCTGTGGATGCTGTCATCGCGCCCCGAAGAATGTTGCGTGTCCGTTCAGCGCGCCATTGCGGCAGGGGCGGCGCACGGTTACGCCGCCGGCTCGGATGAAATGAAGCTGCATGCAGCGCTGGGCACGGCAACACTGTATTCCGAAGGTCCGGTCCAGGCGGTTGCCGCCGCGTGCAGCCATGCATTGCGGTTGGCCGACGAACGACAGGACATCGATGTCCAGCTGCGGGCGTTGTGGGGCCTGGCCGTGTTTCATGGTCTTTCCGGCGAGGTGAGGATGGTGCGGCAACTAGCCGGTCGCTTCACAGCGCTGGCAAGCGGCGATCACAGCGCGCTGGCGGCCATGGACCGCCTGGTCGGCACGGCGCTGCATTATGCGGGCGACCAGCAGGGCGCCAGACATCATCTGGAACGGATGATCAGTCAGTATGACGACGCGCGCAGTTCACCGTTCGCGCGCTTCCAGTTGCACCAGCGCTCGGCTGCGCTTGGGACACTGGCCAACGTGCTGTGGCTGCAAGGCCATCCCGAGCAAAGCATGCAGGCGCTGCAGGCGGCATTGCAGGAGGCACGCGATGCGGCGCATCCAGAATCGCTGATGCACGCCATTACCAACGCTGCATTCCCGCTGGCTTTGCACCGAGGCGACATCGACATGGCCGAGTCCCTGCTGCATGAGTTGTCCAGCTACCTGGCCAGCCATGCGCTGACACGGTGGGAGCGGCTGCGCAATTTTCTGGGCGGTGCGCTGCTCGCCGTTCATGGCCAGGCATCCCAGCTGACGCAAATGTACGAGGCCGTCAAGCAGATGCAGGCTGCCGGCTATCGCTTGCAGACCAGCAGCCACCTTGGCATGCTGGCCGCCAGCTACGGCGCGCAGGGGCGCAGTGGTCCCGGCCTGGCGCTGATCGACGAGGCGCTGGAATTGTGCCTGTCCGGCGAAGCGCACTGGAATCACGCCGAACTGCTGCGCATCAAGGGCGGCCTGCTGGAGGATGTCGACGCGGTCCAGGCCGAGCAGCTTTACCGCCAGGCCTTGGCTCTCGCTGGAGAACAACACACGCCAGCCTGGGAGCTGCGCGCCGCCACCAGCCTGGCCGATCTGAAGGCAAGGCAATGCCAGGCGGGCGATACGCTACAGCTGCTGGGCAGCGTGTACGGCAAATTTACCGAAGGCTTCGACACAGCCGATCTGCGCAAAGCCCACGCCCTGCTGGACAATCGGCATTAG